In Asanoa sp. WMMD1127, one genomic interval encodes:
- a CDS encoding DUF5709 domain-containing protein gives MSQEPQYEVVEDEGVLDASDTLDDDRVADPLDVGIAPADRWSGADRFGTTAAEERAGESLEQYLAQEEPDVDPYAEVADDEDEISRRGYEQDPRAGRLVADDEGFGEDEQADSVAWDAGIDAGGASAEEAAIHVVDGPDDEGDGPLR, from the coding sequence ATGAGCCAGGAGCCGCAGTACGAGGTGGTGGAGGACGAGGGGGTCCTCGACGCGTCCGACACGCTCGACGACGACCGCGTCGCCGACCCGCTGGACGTGGGCATCGCGCCGGCCGACCGGTGGAGCGGCGCCGACCGCTTCGGCACCACGGCCGCCGAGGAGCGGGCCGGCGAGTCGCTCGAGCAGTACCTGGCGCAGGAGGAGCCCGACGTCGACCCGTACGCCGAGGTGGCCGACGACGAGGACGAGATCAGCCGCCGGGGCTACGAGCAGGACCCGCGCGCCGGCCGGCTGGTCGCCGACGACGAGGGCTTCGGCGAGGACGAGCAGGCCGACTCGGTAGCGTGGGACGCCGGGATCGACGCCGGGGGCGCCAGCGCCGAGGAGGCCGCGATCCACGTGGTCGACGGTCCTGACGACGAAGGTGACGGACCTCTCCGCTGA
- a CDS encoding CE1759 family FMN reductase, giving the protein MTERTLAVVSGGLRQPSSTRLLADKLAAAAGEELTRLGVTPKIETVELRDHAHEIVDNLLTGFPASAFARVVETVARADGLIAVSPIFTASYSGLFKSFVDLLPDGTLAGKPVLIGATGGTARHSLALDHAMRPLFAYTRSIVMPTGVFAAPEDWGGDEAAERLDQRVRQAAAELAAEVARRPPATPEDPFALRTSFEDLLAGE; this is encoded by the coding sequence ATGACCGAGCGCACCCTGGCGGTGGTCTCGGGTGGCCTGCGTCAGCCCTCGTCGACCCGGCTGCTGGCGGACAAGCTGGCGGCCGCGGCCGGCGAGGAGCTGACCCGGCTCGGCGTGACGCCGAAGATCGAGACGGTCGAGCTGCGCGACCACGCCCACGAGATCGTCGACAACCTGCTCACCGGGTTCCCGGCCAGCGCCTTCGCGCGCGTCGTCGAGACGGTGGCGAGGGCCGACGGGCTGATCGCGGTGTCACCGATCTTCACGGCGTCGTACAGCGGGCTGTTCAAGTCGTTCGTCGACCTGCTGCCCGACGGCACGCTGGCCGGCAAGCCGGTGCTGATCGGCGCGACCGGCGGCACCGCGCGGCACTCGCTCGCGCTGGACCACGCGATGCGGCCCCTGTTCGCGTACACCCGGTCGATCGTCATGCCGACCGGCGTGTTCGCGGCGCCCGAGGACTGGGGTGGCGACGAGGCCGCGGAGCGCCTGGACCAGCGGGTACGGCAGGCGGCGGCGGAGCTGGCGGCCGAGGTCGCCCGGCGCCCCCCGGCCACGCCGGAGGACCCGTTCGCGCTCCGGACCTCGTTCGAGGACCTGCTGGCCGGCGAGTGA
- a CDS encoding tetrahydrofolate dehydrogenase/cyclohydrolase catalytic domain-containing protein: protein MSARLLPGGPVAESILADVSDRVRVLRDKGVTPALATILVGDDDASAGYIRIKQRQAADLGFVSPHAHLPADTTQAELERVIAEFSGDPAVHGLLVQHPVPGHLDYDQALAVMDPDKDVDGMHPVNMGRLALGLPGPLPCTPAGIEALLAFHEIPVSGREVVILGRGATLGRPLAMLLAQKRPTANAAVTVVHTGVKDWPRYTQRAEILIAAAGVPGIIQPEHVRPGSTVIGGGVRYEGRRLLPDVDESVAEVAGAITPRVGGVGPTTVAMLFRNAVSAAERATA, encoded by the coding sequence ATGTCCGCGCGTCTTCTGCCCGGTGGTCCGGTCGCCGAGAGCATCCTGGCCGACGTCTCCGACCGGGTACGCGTGCTGCGCGACAAGGGCGTCACGCCGGCCCTGGCCACAATCCTGGTCGGTGACGACGACGCCAGCGCCGGCTACATCCGGATCAAGCAGCGGCAGGCGGCCGACCTCGGTTTCGTCTCGCCGCACGCGCACCTGCCGGCCGACACCACCCAGGCCGAGCTCGAACGGGTGATCGCCGAGTTCAGCGGCGACCCGGCCGTGCACGGGCTGCTCGTGCAGCACCCGGTGCCCGGCCACCTCGACTACGACCAGGCCCTCGCCGTCATGGATCCCGACAAGGACGTCGACGGCATGCACCCGGTCAACATGGGCCGGCTCGCGCTCGGCCTGCCGGGGCCGCTGCCCTGCACCCCGGCCGGCATCGAGGCGCTGCTCGCCTTCCACGAGATCCCGGTCTCGGGCCGCGAGGTGGTCATCCTCGGCCGTGGCGCCACGCTCGGCCGTCCGCTGGCGATGCTGCTCGCGCAGAAGCGGCCCACCGCCAACGCCGCGGTCACCGTCGTGCACACGGGTGTCAAGGACTGGCCCCGCTACACCCAGCGGGCCGAGATCCTGATCGCGGCGGCCGGCGTGCCCGGCATCATCCAGCCCGAGCACGTCCGTCCAGGATCGACGGTCATCGGCGGCGGCGTCCGCTACGAGGGCCGGCGGCTGCTGCCCGACGTCGACGAGTCGGTCGCCGAGGTCGCGGGCGCGATCACGCCCCGGGTCGGCGGTGTCGGCCCGACCACGGTGGCGATGCTGTTCCGCAACGCGGTCAGCGCCGCCGAACGCGCCACGGCCTGA
- a CDS encoding cation:dicarboxylase symporter family transporter codes for MNAHMSIAQQSPEADAPRRPDRTKYLYLAVIVAVLAGILVGLVAPGVGESLKPLGEGFVNLIKMMISPIIFCTIVLGIGSVRQAAKVGKVGGLALGYFLVMSTVALAIGLVVGNILHPGSGLDLSGGEAPDTSESEGTVDFLLGIIPTTLFSALTNSQVLQTLLVALLVGFAIQAMGATGQPILRAVGYLQKLVFRILAMIMWVAPIGAFGAIAAVVGETGWKALAGLLQIMLGFYLTCLIFVFVVLGLLLKLVTGLNIFAVLRYLGREFLLILSTSSSESALPRLIAKMEHVGVSRPVVGITVPTGYSFNLDGTAIYLTMASIFIADALNKPLAVGEQIGLLLFMIIASKGAAGVTGAGLATLAGGLQSHRPDLVEGVGLIVGIDRFMSEARALTNFAGNAVATFLVGHWAGELDKDRAHRVLHGEDPFDETTMLDEDPEPPTDREPVVAAQRTAADRPASEPI; via the coding sequence ATGAATGCCCACATGTCGATCGCCCAGCAGTCGCCCGAGGCTGATGCGCCGCGCCGGCCGGACCGGACCAAGTACCTCTATCTCGCCGTCATCGTCGCGGTGCTGGCCGGCATCCTGGTCGGGCTGGTCGCGCCCGGGGTCGGTGAGTCGCTCAAACCGCTCGGCGAGGGCTTCGTCAACCTGATCAAGATGATGATCTCGCCGATCATCTTCTGCACGATCGTGCTCGGGATCGGGTCGGTGCGGCAGGCGGCCAAGGTCGGCAAGGTCGGCGGGCTGGCGCTGGGCTACTTCCTGGTGATGTCCACGGTGGCGCTGGCGATCGGCCTGGTGGTCGGCAACATCCTGCACCCGGGCAGCGGCCTGGACCTGTCCGGCGGCGAGGCGCCCGACACCTCGGAGTCCGAGGGCACGGTCGACTTCCTGCTCGGGATCATCCCGACCACGCTGTTCTCCGCGCTGACCAACTCGCAGGTGCTGCAGACCCTGCTGGTGGCGCTGCTGGTCGGCTTCGCGATCCAGGCGATGGGCGCGACCGGGCAGCCGATCCTGCGGGCGGTCGGCTACCTGCAGAAGCTCGTGTTCCGGATCCTCGCGATGATCATGTGGGTGGCCCCGATCGGCGCGTTCGGCGCCATCGCGGCCGTGGTCGGCGAGACCGGCTGGAAGGCGCTGGCCGGGCTGCTGCAGATCATGCTGGGCTTCTACCTGACCTGCCTCATCTTCGTGTTCGTGGTGCTCGGCCTGCTGCTCAAGCTGGTCACGGGGCTCAACATCTTCGCGGTGCTGCGCTACCTCGGCCGCGAGTTCCTGCTGATCCTCTCGACGTCGTCGTCGGAGTCGGCGCTGCCGCGGCTGATCGCCAAGATGGAGCACGTCGGCGTCTCGCGGCCGGTCGTGGGCATCACGGTGCCGACCGGCTACTCGTTCAACCTCGACGGCACGGCCATCTACCTGACGATGGCCTCCATCTTCATCGCGGACGCGCTCAACAAGCCGCTCGCGGTCGGCGAGCAGATCGGCCTGCTGCTCTTCATGATCATCGCCTCGAAGGGCGCCGCCGGCGTGACGGGAGCGGGCCTGGCCACCCTGGCCGGCGGCCTCCAGTCCCACCGCCCGGACCTGGTCGAGGGCGTCGGGCTGATCGTCGGCATCGACCGCTTCATGTCGGAAGCCCGCGCCCTCACCAACTTCGCCGGCAACGCGGTCGCGACGTTCCTCGTCGGCCACTGGGCGGGCGAGCTCGACAAGGACCGCGCCCACCGGGTCCTGCACGGCGAGGACCCCTTCGACGAGACCACCATGCTCGACGAGGACCCGGAACCCCCCACCGACCGCGAGCCGGTGGTCGCCGCCCAACGCACCGCCGCGGACCGCCCCGCTTCTGAACCGATCTAG
- a CDS encoding LURP-one-related family protein, with the protein MYLIREKLFDIGDDFDIHDDAGNKVLHVDGKVLSVRDKLVIEDLSGREVAAVHRKLVALRPTYRISIGGEEAAEVRKKLFTPFRDKYTIDVPGPDDLEMKGDLLDHEYEVELGGQRVATVSKKWFSIRDTYAVDIAPGQNDLLILAGVLALDLAESRAERKRAEDAGRD; encoded by the coding sequence ATGTACCTCATCCGCGAGAAGCTCTTCGACATCGGCGACGACTTCGACATCCACGACGACGCGGGCAACAAGGTGCTCCACGTCGACGGCAAGGTGCTCAGCGTCCGCGACAAGCTGGTCATCGAGGACCTGTCCGGCCGCGAGGTCGCGGCGGTGCACCGCAAGCTGGTCGCGCTGCGGCCGACCTACCGCATCAGCATCGGCGGCGAAGAGGCGGCCGAGGTGCGCAAGAAGCTGTTCACGCCGTTCCGCGACAAGTACACGATCGACGTGCCGGGCCCGGACGACCTGGAGATGAAGGGCGACCTGCTCGACCACGAATACGAGGTGGAGCTGGGCGGGCAGCGGGTGGCAACGGTGTCCAAGAAGTGGTTCTCGATTCGCGACACGTACGCCGTGGACATCGCGCCGGGGCAGAACGACCTGCTGATCCTGGCCGGCGTGCTGGCGCTGGACCTGGCCGAGTCGCGGGCCGAGCGCAAGCGCGCCGAAGACGCCGGCCGCGACTGA
- a CDS encoding S1 family peptidase, protein MVIDMRLARVLAVTAAITSRHCVGAVGASVHADAAATVPLGVVAAVTPSRDTALVRYTNATIAKPSAVNTYPGLQPITSFGPGTVGQRVHRSGPSGVRSGTVTALNVTVNYADGTVTGLIRTTICSQPGDSGGPLFAATVGIGITSGGSGSCTTGGTSYYASARAAATTYGVSTY, encoded by the coding sequence ATAGTCATCGATATGCGCCTAGCCCGCGTCCTCGCCGTCACCGCCGCCATCACGTCGCGGCACTGCGTCGGCGCGGTCGGCGCCAGCGTCCACGCGGATGCCGCCGCCACCGTCCCGCTGGGCGTGGTCGCCGCCGTGACCCCGAGCCGCGACACCGCCCTGGTCCGCTACACCAACGCGACGATCGCCAAGCCGAGCGCCGTCAACACCTACCCTGGCCTGCAACCGATCACCTCGTTCGGGCCCGGCACGGTCGGGCAGCGGGTCCACCGCAGCGGCCCGAGCGGCGTGCGCTCCGGCACCGTCACGGCGTTGAACGTGACCGTCAACTACGCCGACGGCACCGTCACCGGGCTGATCCGCACCACGATCTGCAGCCAGCCCGGCGACAGTGGCGGCCCCCTGTTCGCCGCCACTGTCGGCATCGGCATCACCTCGGGCGGCAGCGGCTCCTGCACGACCGGCGGCACCAGCTACTACGCCTCGGCCCGCGCGGCCGCCACCACCTACGGCGTCAGCACCTACTAG
- a CDS encoding PLP-dependent aminotransferase family protein, translated as MADSQTNSAWATLLDLSGAGPTHQRLARALRGAIRSGRLPTGSAVPPSRALAEELGCSRWVVTEAYGQLVTEGYLAARVGSATRVAWVPDDPPAGNRRPPRQRAKTPAPRLDLAPGLPDLRAFPRRRWADSVAAVTGDVSVADLGLPDPRGHPRARRTIAEYLQRSRGAVARADTVTICAGITDGLTRVARALRRLGVDAVAVEEPGWPRVRAALAGAGLHVRAVPLDHEGLRVDALAGVRAVVTGAAHQFPSGVVLSPARRAALVRWARAVDGFVVEDDYDAEFRYDRRPIAAMQGLDPGRVALLGSVSKTLSPALGLGWLLAPGRLTAAADPVATAPPVLDQLALATFVDRGWYDAHLRAARRRFRTRRDLLLAALREAIPEGRLEGTAAGLHVLLRLPDGTDTAAVVRRAARAGLQLVALDAYRAEPSTRPAPVLVLGYGNLADGEIAPAVATLRRTLDRR; from the coding sequence GTGGCGGATTCCCAGACCAATTCTGCGTGGGCGACGTTGCTCGACCTCTCCGGCGCCGGTCCCACCCACCAGCGGCTGGCCCGGGCCCTGCGCGGCGCGATCCGGTCCGGCCGGCTGCCCACCGGGTCCGCCGTCCCGCCCAGCCGGGCGCTGGCCGAGGAGCTCGGCTGCTCGCGCTGGGTGGTCACCGAGGCGTACGGGCAGCTGGTCACCGAGGGCTACCTGGCCGCCCGCGTCGGGTCGGCGACCCGCGTCGCCTGGGTTCCCGACGACCCGCCCGCCGGGAACCGCCGCCCGCCCCGCCAACGGGCGAAGACCCCCGCGCCCCGCTTAGACCTGGCGCCGGGCCTGCCCGATCTGCGCGCCTTCCCCCGGCGCCGGTGGGCCGACAGCGTGGCGGCCGTCACGGGCGACGTCTCGGTCGCGGACCTCGGCCTGCCCGACCCGCGCGGCCACCCGCGGGCCCGGCGGACCATCGCGGAATACCTCCAGCGGTCTCGCGGCGCGGTGGCCAGGGCCGACACGGTCACGATCTGCGCCGGCATCACCGACGGCCTGACCCGGGTGGCCCGGGCGCTGCGCCGGCTCGGCGTCGACGCGGTCGCGGTCGAGGAGCCGGGCTGGCCGCGGGTCCGGGCGGCCCTCGCCGGCGCCGGCCTCCACGTGCGCGCGGTGCCGCTCGACCACGAGGGCCTGCGGGTCGACGCGCTGGCGGGCGTACGCGCGGTCGTCACCGGCGCCGCGCACCAGTTCCCCAGCGGCGTGGTGCTCTCTCCCGCCCGCCGGGCGGCGCTGGTGCGCTGGGCCCGCGCCGTCGACGGCTTCGTGGTGGAGGACGACTACGACGCCGAGTTCCGCTACGACCGGCGGCCGATCGCCGCGATGCAGGGCCTCGACCCCGGCCGGGTGGCCCTGCTCGGCTCGGTCAGCAAGACCCTCTCCCCCGCCCTCGGGCTCGGCTGGCTGCTGGCGCCGGGCCGGCTGACCGCGGCCGCCGACCCGGTGGCCACCGCCCCGCCCGTGCTCGACCAGCTGGCCCTGGCCACCTTCGTGGACCGCGGCTGGTACGACGCCCACCTCCGCGCCGCCCGCCGCCGCTTCCGCACCCGCCGCGACCTGCTGCTGGCCGCCCTGCGCGAGGCGATCCCGGAGGGCCGGCTGGAGGGCACCGCCGCCGGCCTGCACGTGCTGCTGCGCCTGCCGGACGGCACCGACACCGCAGCGGTGGTCCGCCGCGCCGCCCGGGCCGGGCTGCAGCTGGTCGCGCTGGACGCCTACCGGGCCGAGCCGTCCACCCGTCCGGCCCCCGTGCTGGTCCTCGGCTACGGCAACCTCGCCGACGGCGAGATCGCGCCCGCGGTGGCCACCCTCCGGCGGACGCTCGACCGGAGATAG
- a CDS encoding LacI family DNA-binding transcriptional regulator, whose product MRPTLQTVADAVGVSRSTVSNAYSRPDQLSADLRDRILSAAADLGYAGPDPTARSLRKRRAGAIGVLFTATLSYAFTDPYAVQYLRGLAGAAEEGRTGLLLLPLSMDDEEAAVAAVNDAVVDGFCVYCMPEWHPALAAIQARGLPVVAGQRRPEDGPQTSFVGIDEAAATRAAGDHLVALGHRRLAVLGEYFTVAQVTGPARIASPGDVPYYSDRERLRGYAEALASVGVPWSAVSTVNAARNGRAEGAAAAAQLLDRAPRPTAIAALSDILALGVLDAVRARGLRPGHDISIVGFDDIPDAATEGLTTVHQPAAERGRRSGLLLLDPPTDPADRTVVLPTKLVVRATTGPAPS is encoded by the coding sequence CCGGCCGGACCAGCTCTCCGCCGACCTGCGTGACCGCATCCTGTCGGCCGCGGCCGACCTGGGTTACGCCGGTCCCGACCCCACGGCCCGGTCGCTGCGCAAGCGCCGGGCCGGGGCGATCGGCGTGCTGTTCACCGCCACCCTGTCGTACGCGTTCACCGATCCCTACGCCGTGCAGTACCTGCGCGGTCTGGCCGGCGCGGCCGAGGAGGGCCGCACCGGCCTGCTGCTCCTGCCGCTGTCGATGGACGACGAGGAGGCGGCGGTCGCGGCGGTCAACGACGCCGTGGTCGACGGGTTCTGCGTCTACTGCATGCCGGAGTGGCACCCGGCGCTCGCCGCGATCCAGGCGCGCGGGCTGCCCGTGGTGGCGGGGCAGCGGCGCCCGGAGGACGGCCCGCAGACGTCGTTCGTCGGCATCGACGAGGCGGCGGCGACCCGGGCCGCGGGCGACCACCTGGTCGCGCTCGGCCACCGGCGGCTCGCGGTGCTGGGTGAGTACTTCACCGTGGCCCAGGTGACCGGGCCGGCGCGGATCGCGTCGCCCGGCGACGTCCCCTACTACTCCGACCGGGAGCGGCTGCGCGGCTACGCGGAGGCGCTCGCCTCGGTCGGCGTGCCGTGGTCGGCGGTCAGCACGGTCAACGCCGCCCGCAACGGCCGCGCCGAGGGCGCCGCGGCGGCCGCCCAGCTGCTCGACCGGGCGCCGCGACCGACCGCGATCGCGGCGCTGAGCGACATCCTGGCGCTCGGCGTGCTGGACGCGGTGCGGGCGCGCGGCCTGCGACCCGGGCACGACATCTCGATCGTCGGCTTCGACGACATCCCGGACGCCGCGACCGAGGGACTGACCACCGTCCACCAACCGGCGGCCGAGCGCGGGCGGCGCTCCGGCCTGCTGCTGCTCGACCCGCCCACCGATCCCGCCGACCGCACGGTCGTGCTGCCGACGAAGCTCGTCGTCCGCGCGACCACCGGCCCGGCACCGTCCTGA
- a CDS encoding aldo/keto reductase, with amino-acid sequence MMDQLVLGAMMFGTTTDERRAFAILDRFVDAGGRWIDTANCYAFWADESGFGGQSEALLGRWLARRPGVRDRVSIATKVGCEPLEANRFPETAEGLGAQTIKTAIEGSLRRLGTDRVEMYWAHRDTRRTPVEETVAAFGELVSAGLVGRLGCSNFATWRLERSRRAAADAGVAGYTAVQQHATYLQPRPGTRPTVVHRFGFLSDELVSYVESHDDMEIWSYTPLLSGAYTRPDKPLAPEYDHPGTVRRLAALDAVAAETGTTRNHVVLAWLTGGCPAIKPIVGPSTVAQLDDAIAAMPLRLTAAQRSLLDSAA; translated from the coding sequence ATGATGGATCAGCTGGTACTCGGAGCGATGATGTTCGGCACGACCACCGACGAGCGGCGTGCCTTCGCGATCCTCGACCGGTTCGTCGACGCGGGCGGCCGGTGGATCGACACGGCGAACTGCTACGCGTTCTGGGCCGACGAGAGCGGCTTCGGCGGGCAGAGCGAGGCGCTGCTCGGCCGCTGGCTCGCCCGCCGCCCGGGGGTGCGCGACCGGGTCTCGATCGCCACCAAGGTCGGCTGCGAGCCGCTGGAGGCGAACCGGTTCCCGGAGACGGCCGAGGGGCTCGGCGCGCAGACGATCAAGACCGCGATCGAGGGCAGCCTGCGCCGGCTCGGCACCGACCGGGTCGAGATGTACTGGGCGCACCGCGACACCCGGCGCACCCCGGTCGAGGAGACCGTCGCCGCGTTCGGCGAGCTCGTGTCGGCCGGGCTGGTCGGGCGGCTCGGCTGCTCCAACTTCGCGACGTGGCGGCTCGAGCGGTCACGGCGGGCGGCGGCGGACGCGGGCGTGGCCGGCTACACGGCGGTGCAGCAGCACGCGACCTACCTGCAGCCGCGGCCCGGCACCCGCCCGACGGTGGTGCACCGGTTCGGCTTCCTCTCCGACGAACTGGTCTCCTATGTGGAGAGCCACGACGACATGGAGATCTGGTCCTACACGCCGCTGCTGTCCGGCGCCTACACCCGACCCGACAAGCCACTGGCGCCGGAGTACGACCACCCGGGCACCGTGCGCCGGCTGGCCGCCCTCGACGCCGTGGCCGCCGAGACCGGCACGACCCGCAACCACGTCGTGCTGGCCTGGCTGACCGGCGGCTGCCCGGCGATCAAGCCGATCGTCGGTCCCAGCACGGTCGCCCAGCTCGACGACGCGATCGCCGCGATGCCCCTGCGGTTGACGGCGGCGCAGCGGTCCCTTCTGGACAGTGCGGCCTAG
- a CDS encoding LLM class flavin-dependent oxidoreductase, with product MQFGIFTVGDVTPDPTNGTTPSERDRIKAMVALALKAEEVGLDVFATGEHHNPPFVPSSPTTMLGYIAARTERLLLSTATTLITTNDPVKIAEDYAMLQHLADGRVDLMMGRGNTGPVYPWFGQDIRNGIALAIENYALLRQLWREDVVDWKGRFRTPLQSFTSTPRPLDGVPPFVWHGSIRSPEIAEQAAFYGDGFFANHIFWPKEHTQRMIGLYRERYAHYGHGSAEQAIVGLGGQVFMRKNSQDAVREFRPYFDNAPVYGHGPSLEDFTRETPLTVGSPQQVIDRTLGFRDYVGDYQRQLFLIDHAGLPLKTALEQLDLLGEEVVPVLRKEFAKNRPADVPDAPTHESLVAAAAAATAGEAPVTA from the coding sequence ATGCAGTTCGGGATCTTCACCGTCGGCGACGTGACGCCGGACCCGACCAACGGCACGACCCCCAGCGAGCGCGACCGGATCAAGGCGATGGTCGCCCTCGCGCTCAAGGCCGAGGAGGTCGGCCTGGACGTCTTCGCGACCGGCGAGCACCACAACCCGCCGTTCGTGCCGTCGTCGCCGACCACCATGCTGGGCTACATCGCGGCGCGGACGGAGCGGCTGCTGCTCTCCACCGCCACCACGCTGATCACCACCAACGACCCGGTGAAGATCGCCGAGGACTACGCGATGCTGCAGCACCTGGCCGACGGCCGGGTCGACCTGATGATGGGACGCGGCAACACCGGCCCGGTCTACCCGTGGTTCGGGCAGGACATCCGCAACGGGATCGCGCTGGCCATCGAGAACTACGCGCTGCTGCGGCAGCTGTGGCGCGAGGACGTGGTCGACTGGAAGGGCCGCTTCCGTACCCCCTTGCAGTCGTTCACCTCGACGCCGCGCCCGCTCGACGGCGTGCCGCCGTTCGTCTGGCACGGCTCGATCCGCAGCCCGGAGATCGCCGAGCAGGCCGCGTTCTACGGTGACGGCTTCTTCGCCAACCACATCTTCTGGCCGAAGGAGCACACCCAGCGGATGATCGGGCTCTACCGGGAGCGCTACGCGCACTACGGCCACGGCTCGGCCGAGCAGGCCATCGTCGGCCTCGGCGGCCAGGTCTTCATGCGGAAGAACTCGCAGGACGCGGTACGGGAGTTCCGGCCGTACTTCGACAACGCGCCGGTCTACGGGCACGGTCCGTCGCTCGAGGACTTCACCCGCGAGACGCCGCTGACCGTCGGCAGCCCGCAGCAGGTCATCGACCGTACGCTCGGCTTCCGTGACTACGTCGGCGACTACCAGCGGCAGCTCTTCCTGATCGACCACGCCGGCCTGCCGCTGAAGACCGCGCTCGAGCAGCTCGACCTGCTCGGCGAGGAGGTCGTGCCGGTGCTGCGCAAGGAGTTCGCCAAGAACCGGCCGGCCGACGTGCCGGACGCGCCCACGCACGAGTCGCTGGTCGCCGCGGCCGCGGCCGCCACGGCGGGCGAGGCGCCGGTGACGGCATGA